ATTTATCAATTCCTGTCCACATATGAGCCTGGTATTTGGTGAAAAAGATGCTGAATATCTTAGAAAACGCCATGAGAAAATGTCAGATTCCGTATTGTTTTCCGGGATGGAATATTCTACCGATCACGAGCAGCTTAAAGAATGGATTCCTTTAGTCATGAGCAAAAGAAATCAGTCTGAAGTGATGGCAGCTACCAAAATGGATATGGGAACGGATGTTAACTTCGGAACTTTAACCAGAAAAATGGGAAGACACCTGCTGGAAGATTCCAATGTAGAAGTATTCCTGTATCATGAAGTAAAAGATATTGATCCCAGAGAAGACGGAAAATGGGAAATGAAGGTTAAAGATAGGATTCACAGCCATAAACAGGAAGTTGTTGCAGATTTTGTATTTATCGGAGCCGGAGGTTATGCACTTCCGTTGCTGGACAGTTCTGATATTAAGGAAAGTGAAGGTTACGGAGGCTTTCCTGTTTCGGGACAGTGGTTGGTAAGTCATAATCAGGAATTAGTGGAAAAGCATCATGCTAAAGTATATACCCAGGCAACTGTAGATGCTCCGCCTATGTCTGTTCCTCACCTTGATCTCAGAATTATTGATGGTAAAAAAGCACTTCTTTTTGGACCTTTTGCCGGATTTTCCACAAAATTCCTAAGAGAAGGAAGCTATCTTGATCTGCCTGAAAGTGTCAACACAAAAAACCTGAGATCATTATTCGGGGCATGGTGGCACAATATTCCGCTGACAAAATATCTTATTCAGCAGGTTGCTATGACAAAATCCCAAAGAATGCAGCACCTTCGTGAATTCATCAAAGATGCCAAAGAAGAAGACTGGGAACTGAAAGTAGCCGGCCAGAGAGTACAGATTATTAAAAAGGATGAAAAAGATGGTGGAAAACTGGAATTCGGAACTGAAGTGGTGGTCAACAAAAGCGGAACTATCGCCTCATTGTTGGGAGCTTCTCCCGGAGCTTCCACAGCAGTATACGCAATGTTGAACGTACTTGAAAAATGTTTCCCTGAGAAATTACAGGGCGAATGGAAGGATAAGTTGCTTGAAATAGTTCCTTCATACGGCCAAAAATTAGCCCAAAACCCTGAACTTACCGAGAAAATAAGAAATTATACCAAAGAAAAATTAGAACTGGAATATTAAAAAGTAAATAGTAAATAATCAGTTGTGAATTTAAATCCTATCACGGAAATTTACAATTCACTTGCGAAGCAAAATTCACAATTGACTATCCCTAACTATAAAAAAGTGGAAGAAGTAATCATAAAGCCCGTTATTGCCAAAGAACTTCTGGAATCTCTTCAAACCAAAGTGGATGAAGAGAAGCAGGTTATTGTACATTGCTGTTTTCCGGCATCCCCTTTTTTAGGCAATCTGATCAGGATATGGAATTCCACATATCTTATTGATAACCAGTCTGATCACAAAAGCAAGCTGATCCATGCAGAAAATATTTCAATTTATCCTAACTGGACACCGGTTCCGTTTATGCGGGATTTCTGGTTTACTTTAGTATTTTCTGGCCTGCCGAGAGACTGTAAAAGTTTTGACCTCAAAGAAGTTATTCCCGAAGAAGGCGGATTCTTTGTGGAATCTATTAAAAGAAATTCACTGGATATTTACCGTGTAAAAATTTCAGAATCTTATTATTAACAGAAAACGATGAAAGCGCGGGAAGAAAAACTGGAAAAAATCATCAGTTGGGCTGAAAATAATCCTGACATACGCGCTGTACTGCTCACCAGCTCACTCGTAAATCCCTATGCACCCGTTGACGACTTCAGCGATCTTGATATAGAGCTGATCTTCGAGGATATGAATAATTACGAGGAAGATAAAGAATGGATTTATCTTTTCGGTGATCCGGTTTCTATGATAGAAGAAGATGATACATATTTTGAAGGAAAGCATGCCATGAAAATGGTTTTGTATTCTGATCATGTGAAAGTTGATTTCAAGCTTTATCAGAAATCAGAGTTTGTCAGGGAAATTCAGGATTCTCTTCCTGATGATTGGGATGTAGGCTATAAAGTTTTGATTGATAAAGACCATCTGACTCAGGAGATGAAATCTCCCACATATCAGTCTGTAATGATTCATCAACCGGAAGAACAAAAGTTTTTACAGTTAATCAACGACTTTTGGTGGGATACAACCTATGTAGCAAAATGCCTGAAACGCGGAGATCTGTTTTACGCTAAATTTATGTCAGAAAACGTAATCCGTACAGATTACCTGGTTCCCCTGATTGAATGGTATATTGCCAGTGAACAGGGATGGAAAAACGTCACTACGAATAAACATGGTCGTCTTTTCAAAAAATATCTGCCTGTAGAGATTTGGAAAAGAGTAGAAACTACTTTTTCAGGAAGCGGTATAGAAGAGAACTGGCACGCTTTATATGCAATGGCAGACCTGGTACATGAGTTTGGGACAATTTTAGCAAAAAAACTCAATTTTGAATATCCTCAGAAAAAGGAAAATAATGTAAGAAAATATCTGGATGAGGTAAAATCTATGGCCTGATTTTAGATTAATTGCCTATGTCTCGTTACATTTTGAATACAGATGCCTGTTTTTGCAGCGTAGTGAGATTTAAAAACAAATATCATTTTAATCTCTATGAAAAATTCATAGTTTTACTCATATTTTATAACCACTCATGAAAAAATATATAATCTTACTTCTGTTTTTTCCACTTTTTATTTTTTCTCAAAAAATGGTTTCTACGGAGATCACGGAAATCAGAGAATTTCAGGAAGACCTCAATGCAGAATATCTTAATCCCAAAGAAACACCTTTACGTGGAGATAATTTTACCAATTTTAAAGGGCATCCGTTCTTTCCGGCAGATCTTAAATATATAGTCACTGCTAAATTCAGTAAAACAAAAAATCCACGGCCTTTCAATCTCCCTACTTCTTCCGGTAAAACCAAATCTTACAGAGAATATGGAAAAGCAACATTTGAGCTGAACGGAAAATCCTATACCCTGACTTTATATCAAAGCCTCGATCTGATCAAACAGAAAAAATATAAAGATTACTTATTTCTTCCCTTCCACGATGCAACCAATGAAAAAGAAACCTATGGCGGCGGAAAATACATGGATCTGAAAATTCCGAAAGGAAATACCATTGTTCTGGATTTCAACAAGTCCTACCAACCTTATTGTGCATATAACGCCTATGATTATAACTGCCCTGTAGTGCCTGAGGAAAACAGACTTCCCATAGAGATCAGGGCTGGGGTGATGTATGAGGATATCTATCATCACTAACATATGGTCAGCCTGAGGTTTTTTAAAGATCTTGATTTCGGGGAGCTTAATTATTCCCTGAATGAAAATCAGCTGCAATATACTTCAATGGTAGAAAAAGCTTTGAAGAGGATAGAAGAGAGAAATGACGGTAAAGAGTTTCCGGTTACCATCTTTAAAGATGAAAAACCTGCGGGATTTTTTGTACTTGATTTTGGAGAAGATAAGCTGGATCTTACAGAGAATGAAGAATCGGTTTTATTAAGATCTTTATCCATAAATCCGTGTTTACAGGGAAAAGGAATCGGAAATACTGCCATGCAGAAAGTAGATTCTTTTGTCAGAGAAAACTTTCCGGATTGCAGTGAAATTGTTCTGGCAGTCAACCAGAAGAACATTTCAGCTTATCATATCTATCTGAAAGCTGGTTATCTGTACGATGGCAAAACCAGAATAGGAAGGAGCGGACCTCAATACCTGATGCACAAAAAAATTTAAGAAAATTTTAATTTCAAATTTTCTGTTTGGCCTGGTTCTTTCCATTAACTTTGAGTAAAATACAGATTTAATATGGAAATATCACTTAAAAATCAGGTAGCCGTAGTCACCGGAGCTTCAAGCGGAATAGGTAAAGGAGTTGCCAAATCATTAGCAGCAGCGGGAGCAACAGTTGTTGTGAATTATCCCTTTGAAGGCGCACTGGAACAGGCTAATGCAGTTCTGAAAGAAATTACAGATGAAGGAGGAAAAGGAATTACTTACCAATGCGATGTTTCTAAAGAAGATCAGGTTGTGAAAATGTTTCAGGACGTAGTTTCCCAATTGGGAACCGTAGATATTCTGATTAATAATGCGGGAATTCAGAAAGATGCTAAATTCACGGAAATGACCATCGATCAGTGGAATGCAGTAATCGGGGTAAACCTTACAGGACAATTCCTTTGCGCAAGA
Above is a genomic segment from Chryseobacterium shigense containing:
- the mqo gene encoding malate dehydrogenase (quinone); its protein translation is MPQSLTSRTPKPKYDVVLIGGGIMSATLATLLHEFDPSLEIAIFERLGRFAKESTAAWNNAGTGHSAFCELNYTPEKPDGTIDITKAESIAEQFEMSKQFWSYLVNQGYIKDPKEFINSCPHMSLVFGEKDAEYLRKRHEKMSDSVLFSGMEYSTDHEQLKEWIPLVMSKRNQSEVMAATKMDMGTDVNFGTLTRKMGRHLLEDSNVEVFLYHEVKDIDPREDGKWEMKVKDRIHSHKQEVVADFVFIGAGGYALPLLDSSDIKESEGYGGFPVSGQWLVSHNQELVEKHHAKVYTQATVDAPPMSVPHLDLRIIDGKKALLFGPFAGFSTKFLREGSYLDLPESVNTKNLRSLFGAWWHNIPLTKYLIQQVAMTKSQRMQHLREFIKDAKEEDWELKVAGQRVQIIKKDEKDGGKLEFGTEVVVNKSGTIASLLGASPGASTAVYAMLNVLEKCFPEKLQGEWKDKLLEIVPSYGQKLAQNPELTEKIRNYTKEKLELEY
- a CDS encoding AadS family aminoglycoside 6-adenylyltransferase produces the protein MKAREEKLEKIISWAENNPDIRAVLLTSSLVNPYAPVDDFSDLDIELIFEDMNNYEEDKEWIYLFGDPVSMIEEDDTYFEGKHAMKMVLYSDHVKVDFKLYQKSEFVREIQDSLPDDWDVGYKVLIDKDHLTQEMKSPTYQSVMIHQPEEQKFLQLINDFWWDTTYVAKCLKRGDLFYAKFMSENVIRTDYLVPLIEWYIASEQGWKNVTTNKHGRLFKKYLPVEIWKRVETTFSGSGIEENWHALYAMADLVHEFGTILAKKLNFEYPQKKENNVRKYLDEVKSMA
- a CDS encoding DUF1684 domain-containing protein; this translates as MVSTEITEIREFQEDLNAEYLNPKETPLRGDNFTNFKGHPFFPADLKYIVTAKFSKTKNPRPFNLPTSSGKTKSYREYGKATFELNGKSYTLTLYQSLDLIKQKKYKDYLFLPFHDATNEKETYGGGKYMDLKIPKGNTIVLDFNKSYQPYCAYNAYDYNCPVVPEENRLPIEIRAGVMYEDIYHH
- a CDS encoding GNAT family N-acetyltransferase, producing MVSLRFFKDLDFGELNYSLNENQLQYTSMVEKALKRIEERNDGKEFPVTIFKDEKPAGFFVLDFGEDKLDLTENEESVLLRSLSINPCLQGKGIGNTAMQKVDSFVRENFPDCSEIVLAVNQKNISAYHIYLKAGYLYDGKTRIGRSGPQYLMHKKI